In Castanea sativa cultivar Marrone di Chiusa Pesio chromosome 6, ASM4071231v1, a single window of DNA contains:
- the LOC142641703 gene encoding B-type cell cycle switch protein ccs52B, with product MDSPQAKKSGLNLPAGMSETSLRLETFSGSTFRAVTNLGSPRTISNLSASPSKSSSCSDRFIPCRSSSRLHTFGLIDKGSPLKEGGNEVYSRLLRAELFGSDFGSFSNAGPGSPMSPSKNMLRFKTESSGPNSPYSPSILGYDNGFSSETSTPPKPPRKVPKTPHKVLDAPSLQDDFYLNLVDWSSQNVLAVGLGTCVYLWSASNSKVTKLCDLGPNDGVCSVQWTREGSYISIGTNLGQVQAWDGTQCKKVRTIGGPQTRTRVLAWNSRTLAFGSRDRNILQHDLRVQNDFVSKLIGHKSEVCGLKWSHDDRELASGGNDNQLLVWNHHSQQPALRLTEHTAAVKAIAWSPHQSGLLASGGGTADRCIRFWNTTNGHQLNSVDTGSQVCNLAWSKNVNEIVSTHGYSQNQIMVWKYPSMTKVATLTGHSMRVLYLAMSPDGQTIVTGAGDETLRFWNVFPSMKTPTPVRDTGLWSLGRTQIR from the exons ATGGATTCACCTCAAGCGAAAAAAAGCGGGTTGAATCTCCCGGCTGGGATGTCTGAGACATCACTACGCCTCGAGACCTTTTCGGGTTCTACTTTTCGTGCTGTGACTAACTTGGGATCGCCTCGAACCATATCGAACTTGTCAGCATCCCCTTCGAAATCTTCGAGTTGCAGTGATAGGTTCATACCGTGTAGATCTTCGTCGAGGCTGCACACTTTCGGGTTGATTGATAAGGGGTCGCCGCTTAAAGAAGGCGGAAATGAGGTGTATTCGAGGTTGTTGAGAGCGGAGCTTTTTGGATCTGATTTTGGGTCTTTTTCTAATGCAGGTCCAGGGTCACCTATGAGTCCTAGCAAGAACATGTTGAGGTTCAAGACCGAGAGCTCAGGGCCTAATTCTCCTTACTCGCCTTCGATCTTAGGATATGATAATGGGTTTTCTTCAGAGACTTCCACGCCTCCCAAGCCACCTCGCAAGGTCCCCAAGACTCCCCATAAG GTTCTAGATGCTCCATCACTTCAAGATGACTTTTACTTGAACCTAGTGGATTGGTCCTCACAAAATGTCCTTGCAGTTGGATTGGGAACCTGTGTTTATCTATGGAGTGCATCAAACAGCAAA GTAACAAAGTTGTGTGATTTGGGACCTAATGATGGTGTGTGTTCTGTCCAATGGACCCGAGAGGGTTCATACATTTCCATTGGTACAAATCTTGGTCAAGTTCAG GCCTGGGATGGGACACAGTGCAAGAAAGTCCGAACCATAGGTGGGCCTCAAACAAGAACAAGGGTTTTGGCATGGAATTCGCGCACATTGGCCTTCGGAAGCAGGGATCGCAACATACTTCAACATGATCTTCGGGTTCAAAATGACTTCGTTAGCAAGCTAATTGGCCACAAGTCTGAG GTATGTGGGCTAAAATGGTCCCATGATGACAGGGAACTTGCATCTGGTGGCAATGATAATCAG CTATTGGTCTGGAACCATCATTCTCAGCAACCAGCTTTGAGACTAACAGAGCACACAGCTGCTGTCAAGGCCATTGCTTGGTCACCCCACCAAAGTGGCCTTCTTGCATCTGGAGGTGGAACAGCTGATAGATGTATTCGCTTCTGGAACACCACAAACGGCCACCAACTGAACAGCGTTGACACAGGGAGCCAG GTTTGCAATCTTGCATGGAGTAAAAATGTGAATGAAATAGTAAGCACTCATGGGTATTCCCAGAATCAAATTATGGTGTGGAAGTATCCATCAATGACAAAG GTTGCAACTCTAACGGGACATAGTATGCGAGTGCTTTACCTTGCAATGTCACCCGATGGTCAG ACTATAGTTACTGGTGCAGGTGATGAAACCCTCCGGTTTTGGAATGTCTTCCCATCCATGAAAACACCA ACACCAGTGAGAGACACAGGTCTTTGGTCTCTTGGGCGAACCCAAATTCGATGA
- the LOC142641704 gene encoding uncharacterized protein LOC142641704 isoform X2 — protein MNGAGAPDFFYREAQRLGYVARSAFKLLQMQKQYKLIKPGSSVLDLGCAPGAWLQVACQSLGPLKTGGVVVGIDLKKVKVPPRHCDARVKTVCADVMNLPKHQLRALSPQKGFSVILSDMCPLVSGITTRDAALSVELGMQALDLAVGRATLHIPDDNVQKEKEMDSSASDLENEGVLLTGGHLVIKLLESEDVKEFTQICKPLFRKASWLRPKATRSSSREIYLICQGLQQGQI, from the exons atgaatgGTGCAGGAGCACCAGATTTCTTCTACAGAGAAGCTCAACGCCTTGGCTATGTTGCTCGCTCTGCCTTCAAG CTTTTGCAGATGCAGAAGCAGTACAAGCTGATAAAACCCGGCTCCTCAGTTCTCGACCTCGGCTGCGCCCCTGGCGCTTGGCTTCAG gtAGCTTGCCAGAGTTTGGGTCCTCTTAAAACTGGTGGGGTTGTTGTGGGCATTGATCTcaag AAGGTGAAGGTTCCTCCTCGTCACTGTGATGCAAGGGTTAAAACTGTTTGTGCTGATGTCATGAACTTGCCTAAACACCAACTTAGGGCTCTCTCTCCTCAG AAAGGGTTTTCTGTGATTCTCTCGGATATGTGTCCCTTGGTTTCTGGAATCACAACTAGGGATGCAGCTTTATCAGTTGAGTTGGGAATGCAAGCACTTGATTTGGCTGTTGGTAGAGCTACATTACATATTCCGGATGATAATGTTCagaaggaaaaagagatggACAGTTCAGCCTCTGATTTAGAGAATGAGGGTGTTCTGCTAACAGGGGGCCATCTTGTCATAAAGCTTTTAGAGAGTGAAGATGTGAAAG AATTCACCCAGATATGCAAACCACTGTTTAGAAAAGCATCATGGTTGAGGCCAAAAGCCACAAGATCTTCATCCAGAGAGATTTATCTGATATGTCAAGGGTTGCAGCAAggacaaatataa
- the LOC142641704 gene encoding uncharacterized protein LOC142641704 isoform X1, with protein MNGAGAPDFFYREAQRLGYVARSAFKLLQMQKQYKLIKPGSSVLDLGCAPGAWLQVACQSLGPLKTGGVVVGIDLKKVKVPPRHCDARVKTVCADVMNLPKHQLRALSPQQKGFSVILSDMCPLVSGITTRDAALSVELGMQALDLAVGRATLHIPDDNVQKEKEMDSSASDLENEGVLLTGGHLVIKLLESEDVKEFTQICKPLFRKASWLRPKATRSSSREIYLICQGLQQGQI; from the exons atgaatgGTGCAGGAGCACCAGATTTCTTCTACAGAGAAGCTCAACGCCTTGGCTATGTTGCTCGCTCTGCCTTCAAG CTTTTGCAGATGCAGAAGCAGTACAAGCTGATAAAACCCGGCTCCTCAGTTCTCGACCTCGGCTGCGCCCCTGGCGCTTGGCTTCAG gtAGCTTGCCAGAGTTTGGGTCCTCTTAAAACTGGTGGGGTTGTTGTGGGCATTGATCTcaag AAGGTGAAGGTTCCTCCTCGTCACTGTGATGCAAGGGTTAAAACTGTTTGTGCTGATGTCATGAACTTGCCTAAACACCAACTTAGGGCTCTCTCTCCTCAG CAGAAAGGGTTTTCTGTGATTCTCTCGGATATGTGTCCCTTGGTTTCTGGAATCACAACTAGGGATGCAGCTTTATCAGTTGAGTTGGGAATGCAAGCACTTGATTTGGCTGTTGGTAGAGCTACATTACATATTCCGGATGATAATGTTCagaaggaaaaagagatggACAGTTCAGCCTCTGATTTAGAGAATGAGGGTGTTCTGCTAACAGGGGGCCATCTTGTCATAAAGCTTTTAGAGAGTGAAGATGTGAAAG AATTCACCCAGATATGCAAACCACTGTTTAGAAAAGCATCATGGTTGAGGCCAAAAGCCACAAGATCTTCATCCAGAGAGATTTATCTGATATGTCAAGGGTTGCAGCAAggacaaatataa
- the LOC142639107 gene encoding scarecrow-like protein 14 — protein MVMDHQTLSEFYGSTSVLEFSDEIYTDTESNFAEQNCASFAFWPPDATPSDLTPTLSVKPEVDLHEDYDFSDAVLKYINQMLMEDNMEERDYMLQGSEVLEAAEKSLYELLGEKYPPPPDNVQPYYVDQNHESSDEYYTVNHGDSSRSTSSDNFVIHGWDCDLVQYESSIIAPVSTSEPSYSLLEGTNTIPETLYGSEFILQFKRGFEEASKFLPNGDSLVIDWESNAFLVKEQKEESKNTFCKAEKKDGNLYSLDGLRAKNNPHSEDVNLEEGRCSKQSATSTESTVSPEMFDMVLLHSEEDDSVLCEAVLNEKSKNVQPNDRSKRSINVRANRRKTGGKRGVVDLRTLLTLCAEAVAADDQRTATERLKQIRQHASPLGDGIQRMAHYFANGLQARIAGSGTQIYKVIMTRRTSAADVLKAYHLFYTAFPFFKVFDFFSSKTIMNLVENETRLHIVDFGILYGFQWPSLIQQLSARPGGPPKLRITGIDFAEPGFRPAQRVEETGRRLANYAETFNVPFEFNGIAQKWDTIQIEDLKLDNTEVLVVNSMYSLKYLLDETVVIESPRNVVLKLIRKMNPHVFIQGIVNAAHGVPFFTSRFRQALFHFSTLFEMLDTYLSSENLERMLLESESYGPQAMNVIACEGLERVERPETYKQWQLRNVRAGFRQLPLNQEMMKTAKDRVKSRYHKDFVIDEDNQCLLQGWKGRNIFVLSFWRPDC, from the coding sequence CTGATACTGAGAGTAATTTTGCTGAGCAAAACTGTGCAAGTTTTGCATTTTGGCCACCAGATGCAACCCCCAGTGACTTAACCCCTACTTTGAGTGTGAAGCCAGAAGTAGATTTACATGAGGACTACGATTTTAGTGATGCAGTTCTCAAGTACATCAACCAGATGCTTATGGAAGATAATATGGAAGAGAGGGACTACATGCTTCAGGGGTCTGAAGTACTTGAGGCTGCTGAAAAATCATTATATGAGCTTCTCGGAGAGAAGTATCCACCTCCTCCTGATAATGTTCAGCCTTATTATGTGGATCAAAACCATGAAAGCTCTGATGAATATTATACTGTAAATCACGGTGACTCTAGTCGTAGTACCAGCAGTGACAACTTTGTGATTCATGGCTGGGATTGTGATTTGGTTCAGTATGAATCCTCAATTATTGCTCCTGTGTCCACGTCTGAGCCATCTTATAGCTTGTTGGAAGGCACTAATACTATTCCTGAAACCCTTTATGGCAGTGAGTTTATTTTGCAATTTAAGAGAGGGTTTGAGGAAGCGAGTAAGTTTCTTCCAAATGGCGACAGTCTTGTTATTGATTGGGAGAGTAATGCATTTCTTGTCAAAGAGCAGAAGGAGGAAAGTAAGAATACCTTTTGTAAAGCtgagaagaaagatgggaatcTGTACTCCCTGGATGGTTTGAGGGCAAAAAATAACCCTCATTCTGAGGATGTGAATTTAGAAGAAGGGAGGTGTAGCAAGCAGTCAGCAACTTCTACTGAATCTACTGTGAGTCCGGAAATGTTTGATATGGTTTTGCTACACTCTGAAGAGGATGATTCTGTTCTTTGTGAAGCTGTGCTGAATGAGAAAAGCAAGAACGTACAGCCAAATGATCGGTCCAAAAGGTCAATTAATGTAAGGGCCAATCGGAGGAAGACTGGAGGTAAAAGGGGTGTGGTGGATTTGAGAACTCTTTTGACACTTTGTGCAGAAGCTGTTGCAGCAGATGATCAGAGGACAGCCACTGAGCGACTGAAGCAGATCAGACAGCATGCTTCTCCTTTAGGGGATGGAATCCAGAGAATGGCTCACTATTTTGCCAATGGTCTTCAGGCACGCATTGCTGGCTCTGGTACTCAGATTTACAAAGTCATTATGACTAGGCGAACGTCAGCTGCTGATGTACTGAAAGCTTACCATCTGTTTTATACTGCATTTCCATTTTTCAAggtttttgatttcttctcaAGTAAGACAATTATGAATTTAGTTGAGAACGAAACAAGACTCCACATTGTTGATTTTGGTATTCTTTATGGTTTTCAATGGCCTTCCCTCATACAACAGCTCTCCGCAAGGCCTGGTGGACCTCCTAAGCTTCGGATTACTGGGATTGATTTTGCAGAACCAGGTTTCCGACCAGCACAGAGGGTTGAGGAGACAGGGCGCCGCTTGGCAAACTATGCGGAGACTTTCAATGTTCCATTTGAGTTCAATGGAATAGCACAAAAGTGGGACACCATTCAAATTGAAGACCTCAAACTTGACAATACTGAGGTGCTTGTTGTGAATTCTATGTATTCACTCAAATACCTACTTGATGAGACAGTAGTGATAGAGAGTCCAAGAAATGTTGTCTTGAAACTGATCAGGAAGATGAATCCACATGTTTTCATACAGGGGATTGTGAATGCAGCCCATGGTGTGCCCTTCTTTACTTCAAGATTTCGACAGGCTCTTTTCCACTTCTCTACTTTATTTGAAATGCTTGACACCTACTTGTCCAGTGAAAATCTGGAGAGGATGCTTCTTGAGAGTGAGTCATATGGGCCGCAGGCAATGAATGTCATAGCTTGTGAGGGCTTAGAGAGGGTTGAGAGGCCGGAGACATACAAACAGTGGCAGCTTCGGAATGTGAGGGCTGGATTTAGGCAGCTTCCTTTGAATCAGGAGATGATGAAAACTGCAAAGGACAGGGTGAAATCACGCTACCACAAGGATTTTGTTATTGATGAAGATAACCAGTGTCTGCTACAGGGCTGGAAGGGACGAAATATTTTTGTACTCTCTTTTTGGAGGCCTGATTGTTAA